Proteins encoded by one window of Salmonirosea aquatica:
- a CDS encoding RagB/SusD family nutrient uptake outer membrane protein encodes MKKVPLLLIIAFLTSCSDKFLELYPQATLNEGNFYKTETEFILLANGCYVPMRDYEKNQHWVLAELISDNTTHQNNIRTGEASRGVIDQFILGSDNRAYEDFWDLSYNGITRCNKLLSELDREGVTFSKESYKDRCAGEALFLRSVYYFNLVRQFGGVPLVTTPITSQEAVGVKRSTEEQVYAQIVQDLTEAIAHFAKARDVAETGRANEWAAQGMLGKVQLTLHKYPEAQQALLAVINSGKYQLLSNYADLFNPANKDYKETIFAMQYSEASAEVANQFIFLFAPHTSGGAVTLRPNINIVGAGWNQPTDDLINAFEPGDVRKDVSIGYWNGLDWDNKVRPIPYCNKYKPPIAAPDNRAGDNFPILRYSDVLLMYAEVLNEQGKTSEAIPYVQQVRNRAKLTTPITATDKGALQDLIAKERQVELCFENHRWYDLKRTGKAIEVMTAHGKREQAMKPYLYDGAYTITPNKLLAPIPANEVLVNKLQQNPGY; translated from the coding sequence ATGAAAAAGGTACCCCTACTTCTAATCATCGCTTTCCTGACCTCCTGCTCGGATAAATTTCTGGAGCTTTATCCCCAGGCTACCCTGAATGAAGGCAATTTTTACAAAACCGAAACCGAGTTCATCCTGCTGGCCAACGGCTGCTATGTGCCCATGCGCGACTACGAAAAGAACCAGCACTGGGTGCTGGCCGAACTCATCTCCGACAACACCACCCATCAGAACAACATCCGCACCGGCGAGGCCTCGCGCGGCGTGATCGATCAGTTTATTTTGGGTTCAGACAACCGGGCGTACGAGGACTTTTGGGACTTATCGTACAACGGTATCACCCGCTGCAACAAGCTCCTGAGCGAACTGGACCGGGAGGGGGTGACATTTTCCAAAGAATCCTATAAGGACCGCTGCGCCGGGGAAGCCCTGTTCCTGCGTTCGGTGTACTACTTCAATTTGGTGCGGCAGTTTGGTGGGGTACCCTTGGTCACTACCCCCATCACGTCGCAGGAGGCCGTGGGCGTCAAGCGCTCCACCGAGGAACAGGTGTATGCCCAGATCGTGCAGGACCTGACCGAGGCCATCGCCCATTTTGCCAAAGCCCGCGACGTGGCCGAAACCGGACGGGCCAACGAGTGGGCCGCGCAAGGTATGCTGGGCAAGGTACAGCTCACGCTCCACAAGTACCCCGAAGCGCAGCAGGCGCTGCTGGCGGTCATCAATTCGGGCAAGTACCAGTTGCTGTCCAACTACGCCGACCTGTTCAATCCCGCCAACAAGGACTATAAGGAAACGATTTTCGCGATGCAGTACTCTGAGGCCAGCGCCGAGGTAGCCAACCAGTTCATTTTCCTGTTTGCCCCGCACACCTCCGGCGGTGCCGTGACCCTGCGGCCTAACATCAACATCGTGGGCGCGGGCTGGAACCAGCCCACCGACGACCTGATCAACGCCTTCGAGCCGGGCGACGTGCGCAAGGATGTTTCGATCGGCTACTGGAACGGGCTGGACTGGGACAACAAGGTGCGCCCCATCCCCTACTGCAACAAGTACAAGCCGCCCATCGCCGCCCCCGACAACCGCGCCGGGGACAATTTCCCCATCCTGCGCTACTCCGACGTGCTGCTGATGTACGCCGAGGTACTGAACGAACAGGGCAAAACCAGCGAAGCAATTCCCTACGTGCAGCAGGTGCGCAACCGGGCCAAGCTCACCACGCCCATCACCGCCACGGACAAGGGAGCGCTGCAAGACCTCATCGCCAAGGAGCGTCAGGTGGAGCTGTGCTTCGAGAACCACCGCTGGTACGATCTGAAGCGGACGGGCAAAGCCATCGAGGTGATGACCGCCCACGGAAAACGCGAACAGGCCATGAAGCCCTACCTGTATGATGGTGCTTACACGATTACGCCCAATAAGCTGCTGGCCCCGATTCCGGCCAACGAAGTTCTGGTCAATAAATTACAACAGAACCCAGGGTATTAG
- a CDS encoding TonB-dependent receptor, with translation MKKPATRQFWVTLMKFSFTQSLVMLLLVGVSYAHSSKAQEYLSRRLTLRAENQEIKKVLADIEKSTEVRFVYSSQVVSPSLRVSIQKNDATLGEVLDNLLKPLKINYELVGRKIILSGKPSVTEKASSWLNSIPVLVPKQLVRGSVIDETGGGLPGVSVVIKGTTRGTTTDTEGKFELDTPDGETTLVFSFVGYKSQEVLLGSRTSLKITMEPESKALNEVVVVGYGTQKAKDVTGAVATINQEVIKDLPVATLDQKMIGQVAGVQITQPSGSPGGGTSVRIRGSGSLGAGNEPLYVVDGMPYSAGLNQNLNPLLLINPNDIESINVLKDASSTAIYGSRGANGVIIITTKKGAFNKTNVTISAMTGVQTVPQKGRPNLMGARDFAEYQRNKIDIAVRRAENREATLEDYPVEYRDLDKLQGKGTDWYDLLLRDAAIHDYNVSVQKGSEDSRMDFSLGYFKQDGVLKYTGVERYSSKLSMETGIGKNLTIGGTIQPTFITQDRTNTNSNREDVIGVANWANPVVSPYDANGNLLPYVTSPQSKYHSAWSFANPLFVLRETTQTQQQFQNLGSAYVQWNITPALVARTSLNTIWSTSKFNSYTPSTVGGSNRPPVAGTGSSSNNRSENFNWLIENTLTYNKSFGNHRINVLAGYTTQKSTSNSINLNASPYPNDLIQTINAAQTISTWDQNVNEWSIVSYLGRINYGFQDKYLLTATIRSDGSSRFGANNRFATFPSIAGAWRVSEENFLKDNKTISSLKLRASYGTSGNNNIGNYSHLAAINAGSYVFANNLVTASFVGLSNPFLTWEESSQIDAGVDLELFKSNLLLTVDFYNRKSKNMLLNDVIPAITGFGSQIVNKGNVRNRGLEISLGGSPIAGELRWDVNANIAFNRNIVLSLNDNSDRILSGNNDNNPTHISVVGKPIGQFYGFINDGVYTKADIENPDIIKTPQVYEGNPKYRDVNGDGIVSDVLDYAIIGNPQPNFTFGLSNNFSYKRFTLGVIITGQQGGQVMNGLRQSIDNLQGFFNVRAAWVDRWRSTDDPGNGILSGVPKLTPSWGHRVNSLWVEDASFLRIANVNIGYSLPDLMMRRTGFIRGARIYATIQNLAMFTRYEGANPEAQSRNIDNTLSPGFDMSSYPLSRTSSIGINVTF, from the coding sequence ATGAAAAAACCCGCTACCAGACAATTCTGGGTTACACTCATGAAGTTCTCCTTTACGCAAAGTCTAGTTATGCTTTTGCTGGTGGGTGTCTCCTACGCACATTCGTCCAAAGCCCAGGAGTACCTTAGCCGCCGCCTGACCCTGCGGGCGGAGAATCAGGAAATCAAAAAAGTGCTGGCTGACATTGAAAAATCGACCGAGGTACGCTTCGTGTACAGTTCGCAGGTAGTCAGTCCGTCGCTTCGGGTATCCATTCAGAAAAACGATGCGACACTGGGCGAAGTGCTGGACAATCTGCTAAAACCACTAAAAATCAACTATGAACTGGTAGGGCGGAAAATCATCCTGTCTGGAAAGCCGTCCGTTACCGAAAAAGCTTCTTCCTGGCTCAATTCGATTCCGGTGCTGGTACCCAAACAACTCGTGCGGGGTTCGGTGATCGACGAAACCGGTGGCGGTTTGCCCGGCGTAAGTGTAGTTATTAAAGGTACCACCCGCGGCACGACCACCGACACGGAGGGCAAATTCGAACTCGATACCCCCGACGGTGAAACGACGCTGGTGTTCAGTTTTGTGGGCTACAAGAGTCAGGAAGTATTGCTGGGCAGCCGTACTTCCCTCAAGATTACCATGGAGCCCGAAAGCAAGGCCCTCAATGAAGTAGTGGTAGTGGGCTATGGTACCCAAAAAGCCAAGGACGTGACCGGAGCCGTGGCGACCATCAACCAGGAAGTCATCAAAGACCTGCCCGTCGCCACCCTCGACCAGAAGATGATCGGCCAGGTAGCGGGCGTCCAGATCACGCAGCCTTCCGGCTCGCCCGGCGGGGGTACCTCCGTAAGGATTCGCGGCAGCGGTTCGCTGGGTGCGGGCAATGAGCCGCTCTACGTGGTGGACGGCATGCCCTACTCGGCCGGCTTGAACCAGAACCTCAATCCGTTGCTGCTGATCAATCCCAACGACATCGAGTCGATCAACGTGCTGAAAGATGCTTCCTCCACGGCTATCTACGGGTCGCGGGGGGCGAACGGCGTCATCATCATCACCACCAAGAAAGGAGCCTTCAACAAAACAAACGTGACCATTTCTGCCATGACGGGCGTGCAGACGGTACCCCAGAAAGGTCGCCCGAATTTGATGGGAGCGCGCGATTTTGCCGAATACCAGCGCAACAAGATCGATATCGCCGTCCGGCGCGCCGAAAACCGTGAGGCTACCCTGGAAGATTATCCGGTGGAGTACCGGGACCTGGATAAATTGCAGGGCAAAGGCACCGACTGGTACGACCTGCTGCTACGCGACGCCGCCATCCATGACTACAACGTGAGCGTGCAGAAAGGTTCGGAAGATTCGCGCATGGATTTCAGCCTGGGGTACTTCAAGCAGGACGGGGTACTGAAATACACCGGCGTGGAACGCTACAGCAGCAAGCTGAGCATGGAAACCGGCATCGGAAAAAACCTGACGATCGGCGGTACGATCCAACCTACCTTCATCACCCAGGACCGCACCAACACCAACTCCAACCGCGAGGATGTGATCGGCGTGGCCAACTGGGCCAACCCCGTCGTGTCGCCCTACGACGCCAACGGCAACCTGCTGCCCTACGTGACTTCTCCCCAAAGCAAGTACCACTCGGCCTGGAGCTTCGCCAATCCGCTGTTCGTGCTGCGTGAAACTACCCAAACCCAGCAGCAGTTCCAGAACCTGGGTTCGGCCTATGTCCAATGGAACATCACCCCCGCGCTGGTGGCCCGCACGTCGCTCAACACCATCTGGTCCACCTCCAAGTTCAATTCCTATACCCCCAGCACGGTGGGCGGCTCCAACCGCCCACCGGTAGCAGGTACGGGGTCATCGTCCAACAACCGCTCGGAGAATTTCAACTGGCTGATTGAGAACACGCTGACCTACAACAAGAGCTTCGGCAACCACCGCATCAACGTGTTAGCGGGCTACACCACCCAAAAAAGCACGTCCAACAGCATCAACCTCAACGCTAGCCCCTACCCCAACGACCTGATCCAGACCATCAACGCCGCCCAGACTATTAGTACTTGGGATCAGAACGTGAACGAATGGAGCATTGTCTCGTACCTGGGCCGGATCAATTACGGCTTTCAGGACAAGTACCTGCTAACCGCCACCATCCGTTCCGACGGATCGTCGCGCTTCGGGGCCAACAACCGTTTCGCCACCTTCCCATCCATTGCGGGAGCCTGGCGCGTGTCGGAGGAGAATTTTTTGAAGGACAACAAAACCATCAGCTCACTCAAGCTGCGGGCCAGTTATGGTACCAGCGGCAACAACAACATCGGTAACTACTCGCACCTGGCGGCGATTAATGCGGGTTCCTACGTGTTTGCCAACAATCTGGTCACGGCTTCCTTCGTGGGCCTTTCCAACCCGTTCCTGACCTGGGAAGAATCCTCACAGATCGACGCCGGCGTCGATCTGGAACTTTTCAAGAGCAACCTGCTGCTGACGGTTGATTTTTACAATCGGAAAAGCAAGAACATGCTGCTCAACGACGTCATTCCGGCTATCACGGGTTTTGGCTCGCAGATCGTCAACAAGGGCAATGTCCGCAACCGGGGCCTCGAGATTTCGCTTGGTGGGAGTCCCATAGCAGGAGAACTGCGTTGGGACGTCAACGCCAACATCGCCTTCAACCGCAACATAGTTCTGTCGCTCAACGACAATAGCGACCGCATCCTGTCGGGCAACAACGACAACAATCCTACGCACATCAGCGTGGTGGGCAAGCCCATCGGGCAGTTCTACGGCTTCATCAACGACGGGGTGTACACCAAGGCCGACATCGAAAATCCCGATATCATCAAAACGCCCCAGGTCTACGAGGGTAACCCCAAGTACCGCGATGTCAACGGCGATGGCATCGTGAGCGATGTATTGGACTACGCCATCATTGGTAACCCACAGCCGAATTTCACCTTCGGGCTTTCCAACAACTTCAGCTACAAGCGGTTCACGCTGGGTGTCATCATCACCGGCCAGCAGGGCGGACAGGTGATGAACGGCCTGCGCCAGTCCATCGACAACCTGCAAGGCTTTTTCAATGTGCGCGCGGCCTGGGTCGACCGCTGGCGGAGTACCGACGACCCTGGTAACGGAATCCTTTCCGGGGTACCCAAGCTGACCCCAAGCTGGGGGCACCGCGTCAACTCATTGTGGGTGGAGGATGCTTCGTTCCTGCGCATTGCCAATGTCAATATCGGCTATTCGTTGCCCGATCTCATGATGCGCAGGACCGGTTTCATCCGCGGCGCCCGCATCTACGCCACGATCCAGAATCTGGCCATGTTCACCCGATACGAAGGCGCCAACCCCGAAGCCCAGTCGCGTAACATCGACAACACGCTGTCGCCAGGGTTCGACATGTCGTCCTATCCGCTGTCGCGCACCTCGTCGATAGGGATTAATGTAACATTTTAA
- a CDS encoding FecR family protein: protein MKNYEQYSVEDFIQDESFRDWVQGHGQQETFWLSFLQKYPNTSEAFHQAERFIRATSVAAEPLGEREIRTEVQRFLERATGSAAAFPEQVPPAIRTGIFRSSRFRQFAAIAALVVIGLSLSWYYTDLTPKKQTAEIPRPPDRLVAQLVETNNPSDEPLRLLLSDNSEVILGPQSQLRYPSRFSDTERVVYLSGEASFQVNRQNRPFKVHTGEMVTKVLGTHFVVSAYERNQKMTVQVLSGKVSVYRSEPNRAAESRERNGVILTANQAAIFEKKLHHLSKTLVANPVPLNRKVLPMDIRYDEVPLSDILHQLENSYGITIQFDEQNFKPCQITATLSNETLYEKLDLLCKTVSASYEIVDGQIVLSGEGCR from the coding sequence ATGAAAAACTATGAACAGTATAGCGTAGAGGACTTTATCCAGGACGAATCTTTTCGGGACTGGGTGCAGGGCCATGGCCAGCAGGAGACATTCTGGTTGTCGTTCCTGCAAAAGTACCCCAACACATCGGAAGCCTTCCACCAGGCCGAGCGGTTCATCCGCGCCACGTCGGTCGCCGCCGAACCGCTGGGCGAACGGGAAATCCGTACTGAGGTCCAGCGCTTCCTGGAACGCGCCACTGGTTCGGCCGCTGCCTTTCCAGAACAAGTACCTCCAGCTATACGAACGGGCATTTTCCGCAGCTCACGGTTCCGGCAATTCGCGGCTATTGCGGCCCTGGTCGTCATCGGGCTAAGCCTGAGTTGGTACTATACCGACCTCACACCCAAAAAGCAGACTGCTGAAATTCCCCGCCCGCCCGACCGTTTGGTGGCCCAACTGGTAGAAACGAACAATCCCAGCGACGAACCTCTGCGGTTGTTGCTCAGCGACAATTCGGAAGTGATTCTCGGCCCCCAGAGCCAGCTGAGGTACCCTTCCCGTTTTTCGGATACGGAGCGCGTGGTGTACCTGTCGGGAGAAGCGAGTTTCCAGGTCAATCGACAGAACCGGCCTTTCAAGGTCCATACCGGTGAGATGGTCACGAAGGTACTGGGTACCCATTTTGTGGTGAGTGCCTACGAACGAAACCAGAAAATGACAGTGCAGGTGCTGTCGGGCAAAGTCTCGGTCTACCGTTCCGAACCCAACCGGGCGGCCGAAAGCCGGGAACGGAACGGGGTGATTCTGACGGCCAACCAAGCGGCCATCTTTGAAAAAAAACTGCATCATTTGTCCAAAACACTGGTCGCCAACCCGGTCCCGCTCAATAGGAAAGTGTTGCCCATGGACATCCGTTACGACGAGGTACCCTTGTCCGACATTCTGCATCAGCTGGAAAACAGCTACGGAATCACGATACAATTCGATGAGCAGAATTTTAAACCCTGCCAGATCACCGCCACGCTCTCCAACGAAACGTTGTACGAAAAACTGGACCTACTCTGCAAAACCGTTTCCGCCAGCTACGAAATCGTGGACGGGCAGATTGTGCTGAGTGGAGAAGGATGCCGGTGA